One window of the Conexibacter sp. SYSU D00693 genome contains the following:
- the nuoL gene encoding NADH-quinone oxidoreductase subunit L, with product MSATTAGWIVLLSPLVGCLLIALFGRALPLKAVGALGTLAILVSFVAGVLAFVDLQDRDEEARQLVSVGWDYAVTAGIDAKLAILVDPLSVLMVLVVAGVSTLIHLYSTAYMVSDQGYARFFAYLNFFVFSMLLLVLAANFFLLIVGWAFVGAASYLLISFWYRRTTATSAGIKAFVINVVGDIGLVLGTYFIFKHSGTLDFLGTFEGVKEDFARNDGDLVAGCILLLVGAFAKSAQIPLHTWLPDAMEGPTPVSALIHAATMVTAGVYLICRMHPLFEQAPAAADVAAVVGCVTLVVAGTIGLVVTDLKRVIAYSTMSQIGYMVMAAGAGAYFAGMFHLMTHAFFKALLFMAAGSVISAMAGTQDLDKMGGFRKAMPFTYGCFVIGGLALAGVPPFSGFFSKDEILLMVGDRGGWFWALYVAGYLAALLTAVYTWRMIFRAFHGEPVAEAKELEGGHLHHAEVHTNPATGEVEDTEVGFPGSEHHIAEQRVPMKLAMGVLAVLAVVGGFLQVPWTTHALESFLHPAFHDSALFERHPSDGLITFGLVLGAAMGLLGIFIAYRIWVVNPAIAVRARERFAPLHRLFVNKWYFDEAIDLLVVRPVAWIGRFGQQTFERVVVNATLVGGTSGLVRAGSAAVRAVQSGFLRAYAGLLLVGVAVVALYFLLQAS from the coding sequence ATGTCCGCCACCACCGCCGGTTGGATCGTCCTCCTCAGCCCCCTGGTGGGCTGCCTGCTGATCGCCCTCTTCGGGCGCGCCCTGCCGCTCAAGGCCGTCGGCGCGCTCGGGACGCTGGCGATCCTCGTGTCGTTCGTCGCCGGCGTGCTGGCGTTCGTCGACCTGCAGGACCGCGACGAGGAGGCCCGCCAGCTCGTCTCGGTCGGCTGGGACTACGCCGTCACCGCGGGGATCGACGCGAAGCTCGCGATCCTCGTCGACCCGCTGAGCGTCCTGATGGTGCTGGTGGTCGCGGGCGTCTCGACGCTCATCCACCTGTACTCGACGGCGTACATGGTCAGCGACCAGGGCTACGCGCGGTTCTTCGCGTACCTCAACTTCTTCGTCTTCTCGATGCTGCTGCTGGTCCTGGCGGCGAACTTCTTCCTGCTCATCGTGGGCTGGGCGTTCGTCGGCGCGGCCTCGTACCTGCTCATCTCGTTCTGGTACCGCCGGACCACCGCGACCAGCGCGGGCATCAAGGCCTTCGTCATCAACGTCGTCGGGGACATCGGCCTCGTCCTGGGGACGTACTTCATCTTCAAGCACTCCGGGACGCTCGACTTCCTCGGCACGTTCGAGGGCGTCAAGGAGGACTTCGCGCGCAACGACGGCGACCTCGTCGCCGGCTGCATCCTGCTGCTGGTCGGCGCCTTCGCCAAGTCGGCGCAGATCCCGCTGCACACCTGGCTGCCGGACGCCATGGAGGGCCCGACCCCGGTCTCCGCGCTCATCCACGCGGCGACGATGGTCACGGCCGGCGTCTACCTCATCTGCCGCATGCACCCGCTCTTCGAGCAGGCGCCCGCCGCGGCCGACGTCGCCGCCGTCGTGGGCTGCGTGACGCTCGTCGTCGCCGGCACGATCGGCCTGGTCGTCACCGACCTCAAGCGCGTCATCGCCTACTCGACGATGTCGCAGATCGGCTACATGGTCATGGCCGCGGGCGCCGGCGCGTACTTCGCCGGGATGTTCCACCTCATGACGCACGCCTTCTTCAAGGCGCTGCTGTTCATGGCGGCCGGCTCGGTCATCAGCGCGATGGCCGGCACGCAGGACCTCGACAAGATGGGCGGCTTCCGCAAGGCGATGCCGTTCACCTACGGCTGCTTCGTCATCGGCGGCCTCGCGCTGGCCGGCGTCCCGCCGTTCTCGGGCTTCTTCTCCAAGGACGAGATCCTGCTGATGGTCGGCGACCGCGGCGGCTGGTTCTGGGCGCTGTACGTCGCGGGCTACCTCGCCGCGCTGCTGACCGCCGTCTACACGTGGCGGATGATCTTCCGCGCCTTCCACGGCGAGCCCGTCGCGGAGGCCAAGGAGCTCGAGGGCGGGCACCTGCACCACGCCGAGGTCCACACGAACCCCGCCACCGGCGAGGTCGAGGACACCGAGGTCGGCTTCCCCGGCAGCGAGCACCACATCGCCGAGCAGCGGGTCCCGATGAAGCTCGCCATGGGCGTGCTCGCCGTGCTCGCGGTCGTCGGCGGCTTCCTGCAGGTGCCGTGGACGACCCACGCGCTCGAGTCCTTCCTGCACCCGGCCTTCCACGACAGCGCCCTGTTCGAGCGCCACCCGAGCGACGGCCTGATCACCTTCGGCCTCGTGCTCGGCGCCGCGATGGGCCTGCTGGGCATCTTCATCGCCTACCGCATCTGGGTCGTGAACCCGGCGATCGCCGTGCGCGCCCGCGAGCGCTTCGCGCCGCTGCACCGGCTCTTCGTCAACAAGTGGTACTTCGACGAGGCGATCGACCTGCTGGTCGTGCGGCCCGTCGCGTGGATCGGGCGCTTCGGCCAGCAGACCTTCGAGCGGGTCGTCGTCAACGCGACGCTTGTCGGCGGCACGTCGGGCCTGGTCCGCGCGGGCTCCGCCGCGGTGCGGGCCGTCCAGTCGGGCTTCCTGCGCGCCTACGCGGGCCTGCTGCTCGTCGGCGTCGCGGTCGTCGCCCTGTACTTCCTCCTCCAGGCCTCGTGA
- a CDS encoding NuoM family protein: protein MTIHLSILLWLPLGGALLGALLTGAAARLGAVLGSALALVYAIVAVADFERGAGLQYVTDETWIRSLGVHYALGIDGLNLFLILLATVLFTASTLWAAFKEWERPRQFFLMLGLAHTGVLGALMAQDLALFVVFFDLMLVPFLFLTYVWGREDREPVKAVTKLFIYTLVGSLLMLTAAIATGVLTADAKGTDVSFLFADLSGGALSEGSQQWIFLCFAAAFLVKMPAFPFHGWMPDGYRAMPLPVLAVFSGVLSKVAAYGFLRVVVPFFPDASVHFQELMLLLALASILYGSVMAFTTTDARLVLGYSSIAQLGFIVLGVFALNDEGAQGAILQSVNHGIVVAPAFVVLALLAERAAGSEDVRDMGGIAFRAPVLAALFLVVGLANLAIPGSSNFAGEFLILLGVFKAKLVIAIVASTGVALASVYTLRLFIRAMHNRVGAEVQSRDLGARDAVILVPLVLCILALALYPQIALEKGEAAVTQAVKPAAQIIDPPPPPAAQVAPETQQQPIQIDPQTGQPIDPQTGQPIQIDPNTGQPVDPSQVPQEEVPAP, encoded by the coding sequence GTGACGATCCACCTCAGCATCCTGCTCTGGCTGCCCCTCGGCGGGGCGCTGCTGGGCGCGCTGCTCACCGGCGCGGCCGCGCGCCTGGGCGCCGTCCTGGGCTCGGCCCTCGCGCTGGTCTACGCGATCGTCGCCGTGGCCGACTTCGAGCGCGGCGCCGGTCTGCAGTACGTCACCGACGAGACGTGGATCCGCTCGCTGGGCGTCCACTACGCGCTCGGCATCGACGGCCTGAACCTCTTCCTCATCCTCCTGGCGACCGTGCTCTTCACGGCCTCGACGCTGTGGGCGGCGTTCAAGGAGTGGGAGCGCCCCCGCCAGTTCTTCCTGATGCTCGGCCTGGCCCACACCGGCGTGCTCGGCGCGCTGATGGCCCAGGACCTCGCGCTGTTCGTCGTCTTCTTCGACCTGATGCTCGTGCCGTTCCTCTTCCTCACCTACGTGTGGGGCCGCGAGGACCGCGAGCCGGTCAAGGCCGTCACGAAGCTCTTCATCTACACCCTCGTCGGCTCGCTGCTGATGCTCACCGCGGCGATCGCCACGGGCGTCCTGACCGCGGACGCCAAGGGCACCGACGTCAGCTTCCTCTTCGCCGACCTGTCCGGCGGCGCGCTGTCGGAGGGCTCGCAGCAGTGGATCTTCCTGTGCTTCGCCGCGGCGTTCCTGGTGAAGATGCCGGCCTTCCCGTTCCACGGCTGGATGCCCGACGGCTACCGCGCGATGCCGCTGCCGGTGCTCGCCGTCTTCTCCGGTGTGCTGAGCAAGGTCGCGGCCTACGGCTTCCTGCGCGTCGTCGTCCCGTTCTTCCCCGACGCCTCCGTGCACTTCCAGGAGCTCATGCTCCTGCTGGCCCTGGCCTCGATCCTCTACGGGTCGGTCATGGCGTTCACGACGACCGACGCCCGCCTCGTGCTCGGCTACTCGTCGATCGCGCAGCTGGGCTTCATCGTCCTCGGCGTCTTCGCCCTCAACGACGAGGGCGCGCAGGGCGCGATCCTGCAGTCGGTCAACCACGGCATCGTCGTGGCGCCGGCCTTCGTGGTCCTCGCGCTGCTGGCCGAGCGTGCCGCAGGCTCCGAGGACGTGCGCGACATGGGCGGCATCGCCTTCAGGGCGCCGGTCCTCGCGGCGCTCTTCCTCGTGGTGGGGCTCGCGAACCTCGCGATCCCCGGCTCCTCGAACTTCGCAGGCGAGTTCCTGATCCTGCTGGGCGTCTTCAAGGCCAAGCTCGTGATCGCGATCGTCGCCTCGACCGGCGTCGCCCTCGCCTCGGTGTACACGCTGCGGCTCTTCATCCGGGCGATGCACAACCGCGTCGGTGCCGAGGTCCAGTCGCGCGACCTGGGCGCCCGCGACGCGGTCATCCTCGTCCCGCTGGTGCTCTGCATCCTGGCGCTCGCGCTCTACCCGCAGATCGCCCTGGAGAAGGGCGAGGCGGCGGTCACGCAGGCCGTCAAGCCCGCGGCCCAGATCATCGACCCGCCGCCGCCCCCGGCCGCGCAGGTCGCGCCCGAGACCCAGCAGCAGCCGATCCAGATCGACCCGCAGACGGGCCAGCCGATCGACCCCCAGACCGGCCAGCCGATCCAGATCGACCCGAACACGGGCCAGCCGGTGGATCCGAGCCAGGTCCCGCAGGAGGAGGTGCCGGCGCCGTGA
- a CDS encoding NADH-quinone oxidoreductase subunit N has translation MKDGPSIDWANLSPLVALLGAAVVVLLLGLLRSRPMREQAVPFLSFAGFATALGLGVWRWGEDGDLIERAMRMDELTLMALFIVCVAGMASVLLSWRAVAPRESAHGEFHALMLTSAAGMLVLAGSTNLVTLFLGLELLSIPLYVLCATEMRRASSLESGLKYLIVGSVGSATLLYGLAFIYGAAGHTDFTQIATALRDQGGLATDELLLTGIALSVVGLGFKASVAPFHQWTPDVYEGAPTPVTAFMATATKAAAFAVMLRLFDVALVDAQITWGPVLAALATITIIVGNVGALGQSSLKRLLAWSSVAQAGYMLAGVVVSTQLGVRATMFYLAVYLVMNLAAFGVIVARERETGLGDSIASVRGLMAERPVLGWAMTLAMLGLAGIPATAGFIGKFFLIEAAVDGDYAWLGIVIVVGSMISLAYYLKVIAAMWTRPEPAPGAAPGTPVLAGADPVADPRPAGWEVLAVAGLAGAATLVLGVVPQPLFDLAERAGSLAGLL, from the coding sequence GTGAAGGACGGCCCGTCCATCGACTGGGCGAACCTGTCGCCCCTCGTCGCGCTGCTCGGCGCGGCCGTCGTCGTCCTGCTGCTCGGCCTGCTGCGCAGCCGGCCGATGCGCGAGCAGGCCGTGCCGTTCCTGTCCTTCGCCGGCTTCGCGACGGCGCTGGGCCTCGGCGTCTGGCGCTGGGGCGAGGACGGCGACCTCATCGAGCGCGCCATGCGCATGGACGAGCTCACGCTGATGGCGCTCTTCATCGTCTGCGTCGCGGGCATGGCGTCGGTCCTGCTGTCGTGGCGCGCCGTCGCGCCGCGGGAGTCGGCCCACGGCGAGTTCCACGCGCTCATGCTCACGAGCGCCGCCGGCATGCTCGTCCTCGCCGGCTCGACCAACCTCGTCACGCTCTTCCTCGGGCTCGAGCTGCTGTCGATCCCGCTCTACGTCCTGTGCGCGACGGAGATGCGGCGCGCCTCGTCGCTGGAGTCGGGCCTGAAGTACCTGATCGTCGGCTCCGTCGGCTCGGCGACGCTGCTCTACGGCCTGGCGTTCATCTACGGCGCCGCGGGCCACACGGACTTCACGCAGATCGCCACCGCGCTGCGTGACCAGGGCGGCCTGGCGACCGACGAGCTGCTGCTGACCGGCATCGCGCTCAGCGTCGTCGGCCTGGGCTTCAAGGCCTCGGTCGCGCCGTTCCACCAGTGGACGCCCGACGTGTACGAGGGCGCCCCGACGCCGGTCACCGCGTTCATGGCCACGGCGACGAAGGCCGCCGCCTTCGCCGTGATGCTGCGCCTCTTCGACGTCGCGCTGGTCGACGCCCAGATCACCTGGGGCCCGGTCCTCGCCGCGCTCGCGACGATCACGATCATCGTCGGCAACGTCGGCGCCCTGGGCCAGAGCTCGCTCAAGCGCCTGCTGGCCTGGTCGTCGGTGGCGCAGGCGGGCTACATGCTCGCCGGCGTCGTCGTCTCGACGCAGCTCGGCGTGCGCGCGACGATGTTCTACCTCGCGGTCTACCTCGTGATGAACCTCGCGGCGTTCGGCGTCATCGTCGCCCGCGAGCGCGAGACCGGCCTGGGCGACTCCATCGCCTCGGTGCGTGGTCTGATGGCCGAGCGCCCCGTCCTCGGGTGGGCCATGACCCTGGCGATGCTCGGCCTCGCCGGCATCCCGGCCACGGCCGGCTTCATCGGCAAGTTCTTCCTCATCGAGGCGGCGGTCGACGGCGACTACGCCTGGCTGGGCATCGTCATCGTCGTCGGGTCGATGATCTCGCTGGCCTACTACCTCAAGGTCATCGCCGCGATGTGGACCCGCCCGGAGCCCGCGCCCGGCGCCGCCCCCGGCACGCCGGTGCTGGCGGGTGCCGACCCGGTCGCCGACCCGCGTCCGGCGGGCTGGGAGGTCCTCGCCGTCGCCGGCCTCGCCGGGGCGGCGACGCTCGTCCTCGGCGTGGTGCCCCAGCCGCTGTTCGACCTGGCCGAGCGGGCCGGGTCGCTGGCCGGCCTGCTCTGA
- a CDS encoding STAS domain-containing protein, producing the protein MDTLRPEPFRVQRRDDGARMVLHVAGPLDLAAEEPLRRALTEALDGGDHPVLVDLEGCTFIDSRGMSVLLDGHRKADGRLVLRGAHGQVAAALELVDVRRHLPFED; encoded by the coding sequence ATGGACACGCTGCGCCCCGAGCCCTTCCGCGTGCAGCGCCGCGACGACGGCGCGCGCATGGTCCTGCACGTCGCCGGCCCGCTCGACCTCGCCGCGGAGGAGCCGCTGCGCCGCGCCCTCACCGAGGCCCTCGACGGTGGCGACCATCCGGTCCTGGTCGACCTCGAGGGCTGCACGTTCATCGACTCGCGCGGCATGAGCGTCCTGCTCGACGGCCATCGCAAGGCCGACGGCCGGCTCGTCCTGCGCGGCGCCCACGGCCAGGTCGCCGCGGCGCTCGAGCTCGTCGACGTCCGCCGGCACCTGCCCTTCGAGGACTAG
- a CDS encoding S9 family peptidase → MSHRPTRVLALAAAVLAAVPACAAASTKDLPVSGAGASGTVRTLVDVQGDGVTVEVPSTTVQLPAGISYRLRTCAEVHLDGQPPASRCANRAVDLTGQTGVVEAETPPEGFGFRLPDGAWGWAAGRSEVQRWRPEGWRPVASSWPAGSVRDAALPVARPADEDRARAWIAASGLQGVPVAGGEVGGTNTGWPDSLCAAAPTPRTQPVPPGLVANPLGPGPAPSEGGEPAGPAKGVALVLHGGSWTLVGEGIMDELRPETAQWRAAGWRTIAASYRACGASATDVLWFVDRIKAAYPDLPLCVSGASAGGQLALLAASARPASVDCVVAHGAPTDLAAIGAQRAAGQDVPGQEAGPRWVANIAASVFGADNLAHFSPDPSRIRARVLLALSALDHLIPRQQATGFRDAMRRTDPAADVAVQVVPVGDRPYVHGGASDAGLIDLGGKVAALMERTVAGFRSPSPEQPQEPGGEPPAGGQPLPEPPVLTPVPPAPTADRGEPPAALPPSPPAAPALTLGQQATVPTRGARLDLTGASAVLGVRRTARGVVVRLRTKRAGTAQLRLRSGRRVLAVAKRKLRARVATQVTVRLGRAARGVRTARLEVRFPGGLRVERRVRLRR, encoded by the coding sequence GTGTCGCACCGCCCCACCCGGGTGCTGGCCCTCGCGGCGGCGGTGCTCGCCGCCGTCCCGGCGTGCGCGGCGGCGTCCACGAAGGACCTGCCGGTCTCCGGCGCGGGCGCGTCGGGCACCGTGCGGACGCTCGTCGACGTCCAGGGCGACGGCGTCACGGTGGAGGTCCCGTCGACCACCGTGCAGCTGCCGGCCGGCATCAGCTACCGGCTGCGGACGTGCGCCGAGGTCCACCTCGACGGCCAGCCGCCGGCGTCGCGCTGCGCCAACCGGGCGGTCGACCTGACCGGCCAGACCGGCGTCGTCGAGGCTGAGACGCCGCCGGAGGGGTTCGGCTTCCGCCTGCCCGACGGCGCCTGGGGCTGGGCCGCCGGGCGCAGCGAGGTGCAGCGCTGGCGCCCCGAGGGGTGGCGCCCGGTCGCCTCGTCGTGGCCGGCGGGGAGCGTGCGCGACGCCGCCCTGCCGGTGGCCCGCCCCGCCGACGAGGACCGCGCCCGCGCGTGGATCGCCGCCTCCGGCCTGCAGGGCGTCCCGGTCGCGGGCGGCGAGGTCGGCGGGACGAACACCGGCTGGCCCGACAGCCTCTGCGCCGCCGCCCCCACCCCCCGGACGCAGCCGGTGCCGCCCGGGCTCGTGGCCAACCCGCTCGGTCCGGGTCCGGCGCCCAGCGAGGGAGGTGAGCCGGCGGGTCCGGCCAAGGGCGTGGCGCTGGTCCTGCACGGCGGCAGCTGGACCCTGGTCGGCGAGGGGATCATGGACGAGCTGCGCCCGGAGACCGCCCAGTGGCGCGCCGCCGGGTGGCGGACGATCGCCGCGAGCTACCGCGCCTGCGGCGCGTCGGCCACGGACGTCCTGTGGTTCGTCGACCGCATCAAGGCCGCCTACCCGGACCTCCCGCTCTGCGTCTCGGGCGCCTCGGCCGGCGGGCAGCTGGCGCTGCTGGCGGCGAGCGCCCGCCCGGCGTCCGTGGACTGCGTCGTCGCGCACGGCGCGCCCACCGACCTCGCCGCGATCGGCGCCCAGCGCGCCGCGGGGCAGGACGTCCCGGGCCAGGAGGCCGGCCCGCGCTGGGTCGCCAACATCGCGGCCTCGGTCTTCGGCGCCGACAACCTCGCGCACTTCTCGCCCGACCCGTCGCGAATCCGGGCGCGGGTGCTGCTCGCCCTCTCGGCCCTCGACCACCTCATCCCCCGCCAGCAGGCCACGGGCTTCCGCGACGCGATGCGCCGCACGGACCCGGCCGCGGACGTCGCGGTCCAGGTCGTGCCGGTGGGTGACCGGCCCTACGTCCACGGCGGCGCGTCCGACGCCGGGCTCATCGACCTCGGCGGGAAGGTCGCGGCGCTGATGGAGCGCACCGTCGCCGGGTTCCGGTCCCCGTCGCCCGAGCAGCCGCAGGAGCCCGGCGGCGAGCCTCCCGCGGGCGGGCAGCCGCTGCCCGAGCCGCCGGTGCTGACGCCGGTGCCGCCGGCGCCCACCGCCGACCGCGGCGAGCCGCCCGCCGCCCTGCCGCCGTCGCCTCCCGCGGCCCCGGCCCTGACGCTCGGGCAGCAGGCCACCGTCCCCACGAGGGGCGCGCGGCTGGACCTGACGGGGGCGTCGGCGGTCCTCGGCGTGCGGCGCACCGCGCGCGGCGTCGTGGTGCGGCTGCGCACGAAGCGCGCGGGGACGGCGCAGCTGCGCCTGCGATCGGGCAGGCGCGTCCTGGCCGTCGCGAAGCGCAAGCTCCGCGCGCGGGTGGCGACGCAGGTGACGGTCCGGCTCGGGCGCGCGGCGCGCGGCGTGCGCACCGCGCGGCTCGAGGTGCGCTTCCCCGGCGGCCTGCGCGTCGAGCGCCGCGTGCGGCTGCGGCGCTAG
- a CDS encoding DUF6411 family protein has product MTVLAVVGICIVLLLLAFVAPRLSRHPERGVHKTMGLGSRAGGSAPGPIGRLLSKPFRSTSKWAARSAGAGRRGRGKLPV; this is encoded by the coding sequence ATGACCGTCCTGGCCGTCGTCGGCATCTGCATCGTCCTCCTCCTGCTCGCGTTCGTCGCGCCGCGCCTCTCGCGCCATCCCGAGCGCGGGGTGCACAAGACGATGGGCCTCGGCAGCCGCGCCGGCGGCTCGGCGCCCGGCCCGATCGGCCGCCTGCTCTCCAAGCCCTTCCGCTCCACGTCGAAGTGGGCGGCCCGCAGCGCGGGCGCCGGGCGCCGGGGCCGCGGGAAGCTGCCCGTCTAG
- a CDS encoding metallophosphoesterase family protein, which translates to MRRRPTWAGLRAGLALLAVLALCLLGGRMALGGFSVQRDLSVASVSVGTDAFHDGALDLYVPLVDWGVRFPGVRLPVRLKVDVRAVDRDAAARIAQGGELPVRELREEATDAIASYIRLTVLVVAGASLALGLLGALALRSRSVAPVRRLIATAVLGAVACGGLVVWGLPPRGALDDPTYYARGPDIPVALRALQGATQSADRLEEELDGQLVGLAQLVEDPARRPALRGLPRLVAASDLHNNVLAIPALERAAAGRPVLFAGDLTDRGSPLEGQLVERVVHVGEPFVFVAGNHDSDALERRLARAGAIVLRRDGQVRADGSRGPVVVRAAGLRIAGFESPNVRRRAGGYRDEGAEVDEAEREAFRSWVLGLAGQVDVVLVHEPALVGDALDVLRADVTLPPLLVVSGHTHQAAVRADRDVVEVNGGSIGAGGTGNLGDGTDLSLAVVTFRRDPFAPLAVDTVAIDPATGAATATRVRVASHRGTPQP; encoded by the coding sequence ATGAGGCGACGGCCGACGTGGGCGGGGCTGCGCGCCGGGTTGGCGCTGCTGGCGGTGCTCGCCCTGTGCCTGCTCGGGGGGCGGATGGCGCTGGGCGGCTTCTCGGTGCAGCGCGACCTGTCGGTCGCCTCGGTCTCGGTCGGCACCGACGCCTTCCACGACGGCGCCCTGGACCTCTACGTGCCGCTCGTCGACTGGGGCGTGCGCTTCCCGGGCGTGCGGCTGCCGGTCCGCCTGAAGGTGGACGTGCGCGCCGTCGACCGCGACGCGGCGGCACGCATCGCCCAGGGCGGCGAGCTGCCGGTGCGCGAGCTGCGCGAGGAGGCGACCGACGCGATCGCCTCCTACATCCGCCTCACGGTGCTCGTCGTCGCCGGTGCGTCCCTGGCCCTCGGCCTGCTCGGCGCCCTGGCGCTGCGCTCGCGGTCGGTCGCGCCGGTCCGGCGGCTCATCGCCACGGCGGTCCTGGGCGCGGTGGCGTGCGGCGGCCTCGTCGTGTGGGGCCTGCCGCCGCGCGGCGCGCTCGACGACCCGACGTACTACGCCCGCGGGCCGGACATCCCGGTCGCGCTGCGCGCCCTCCAGGGCGCGACGCAGTCCGCCGACCGCCTGGAGGAGGAGCTCGACGGCCAGCTCGTCGGCCTCGCCCAGCTGGTCGAGGACCCGGCACGCCGGCCCGCCCTGCGCGGGCTACCGCGGCTGGTGGCCGCCTCCGACCTCCACAACAACGTCCTGGCGATCCCGGCGCTCGAACGCGCCGCCGCCGGGCGGCCCGTCCTGTTCGCGGGCGACCTGACCGACCGCGGCTCGCCGCTCGAGGGCCAGCTCGTCGAGCGCGTCGTCCACGTCGGCGAGCCGTTCGTCTTCGTCGCGGGCAACCACGACTCCGACGCGCTGGAGCGCCGGCTCGCGCGCGCCGGCGCGATCGTCCTGCGCCGCGACGGCCAGGTGCGCGCCGACGGCTCCCGCGGGCCGGTCGTCGTCCGCGCCGCGGGACTGCGCATCGCCGGCTTCGAGAGCCCGAACGTCCGCCGGCGCGCGGGCGGCTACCGCGACGAGGGCGCCGAGGTCGACGAGGCCGAGCGCGAGGCGTTCCGCTCCTGGGTGCTCGGGCTGGCGGGCCAGGTCGACGTCGTGCTGGTCCACGAGCCGGCGCTGGTGGGCGACGCGCTCGACGTCCTGCGCGCCGACGTGACGCTGCCGCCCCTGCTCGTCGTCAGCGGCCACACGCACCAGGCGGCGGTGCGCGCCGACCGCGACGTCGTCGAGGTCAACGGCGGCTCGATCGGCGCGGGCGGGACGGGGAACCTCGGAGACGGGACCGACCTGTCGCTGGCGGTCGTCACGTTCCGCCGCGACCCGTTCGCGCCGCTGGCCGTCGACACCGTCGCGATCGACCCGGCCACGGGCGCCGCGACCGCGACGAGGGTGCGCGTCGCGTCGCATCGGGGTACGCCGCAGCCATGA
- a CDS encoding sulfate/molybdate ABC transporter ATP-binding protein yields the protein MIQATGITKRYGDFTALHGVDVEIPSGSLTALLGPSGSGKSTLLRVIAGLEVPDEGTVVLDGQDVTRVPTQQRGIGFVFQHYAAFKHLSVRDNIAFGLQVRKRPKAEVKEKVDELLRVVGLTNYQERRPAQLSGGQRQRMALARALAIEPSVLLLDEPFGALDANVRAELRAWLRRLHDEVHVTTVLVTHDQEEAMDVADRLVVLDAGAVQQVGAPRDLYDAPANDFVLGFLGDTTKVGGRTVRPHDVEVTVDPVDGGVEAMVTRVVHLGFEVRLELVTRDGEEARAQLSRHDALALELAQGDVVHVRPQGAPVAV from the coding sequence ATGATCCAGGCCACCGGCATCACCAAGCGCTACGGCGACTTCACCGCGCTGCACGGCGTCGACGTGGAGATCCCGTCGGGCTCGCTCACCGCGTTGCTGGGGCCGTCGGGCTCGGGCAAGTCGACGCTCCTGCGCGTCATCGCGGGGCTCGAGGTGCCCGACGAGGGGACGGTCGTCCTCGACGGCCAGGACGTCACCCGCGTGCCGACCCAGCAGCGCGGCATCGGCTTCGTCTTCCAGCACTACGCGGCGTTCAAGCACCTCTCCGTGCGCGACAACATCGCCTTCGGCCTGCAGGTGCGCAAGCGCCCGAAGGCCGAGGTCAAGGAGAAGGTCGACGAGCTGCTGCGGGTGGTCGGCCTGACGAACTACCAGGAACGCCGCCCGGCGCAGCTCAGCGGCGGTCAGCGCCAGCGCATGGCCCTCGCCCGCGCCCTGGCGATCGAACCGTCGGTGCTCCTGCTCGACGAGCCCTTCGGCGCGCTGGACGCCAACGTGCGCGCGGAGCTGCGGGCGTGGCTGCGCCGGCTGCACGACGAGGTCCACGTCACGACCGTCCTGGTCACCCACGACCAGGAGGAGGCGATGGACGTCGCCGACCGCCTCGTGGTCCTCGATGCGGGCGCCGTGCAGCAGGTCGGCGCGCCGCGCGACCTCTACGACGCGCCGGCCAACGACTTCGTGCTGGGGTTCCTCGGCGACACGACGAAGGTCGGCGGGCGCACCGTGCGCCCGCACGACGTCGAGGTCACGGTCGACCCGGTCGACGGCGGCGTCGAGGCGATGGTCACGCGCGTCGTGCACCTCGGCTTCGAGGTCCGCCTCGAGCTCGTCACGCGTGACGGCGAGGAGGCGCGGGCGCAGCTGTCGCGCCACGACGCCCTGGCCCTGGAGCTGGCGCAGGGCGACGTGGTGCACGTGCGCCCGCAGGGCGCGCCGGTGGCGGTCTAG
- a CDS encoding sulfate ABC transporter permease: MRIALRTVALGYLAALLVVPVGYIVFKTFEPGVGEVYDSVTTPAAISAFWLTIQVAVIAVVLNVVLGVATALLLVRGRLKPAVRVVLDAVIDLPFAISPVVVGLSLVLLYGRDGWLADLPFQVLFSFPGIVLATTFVCLPFVVREVVPVLREVGDEQEQAAATLGATRWQTLWRITLPSIRWGVAYGVVLSTARAIGEFGAVSVVSGHISGETETLTLLVEKRFQNFDLAGAYAASALLAVIAVATLLVMTLLGNRRDRA, encoded by the coding sequence GTGAGGATCGCGCTGCGCACCGTCGCGCTCGGCTACCTCGCCGCGCTGCTCGTCGTCCCCGTCGGCTACATCGTCTTCAAGACGTTCGAGCCCGGGGTGGGCGAGGTCTACGACTCGGTCACCACGCCCGCCGCGATCAGCGCCTTCTGGCTGACGATCCAGGTCGCGGTGATCGCCGTCGTCCTCAACGTCGTGCTCGGCGTGGCGACCGCGTTGCTGCTCGTCCGCGGCCGGCTCAAGCCCGCGGTCCGCGTGGTGCTCGACGCGGTCATCGACCTGCCCTTCGCGATCTCCCCGGTCGTGGTCGGCCTGTCGCTCGTCCTGCTCTACGGGCGCGACGGCTGGCTGGCCGACCTGCCCTTCCAGGTGCTCTTCTCGTTCCCGGGCATCGTGCTCGCGACGACCTTCGTCTGCCTGCCGTTCGTGGTGCGCGAGGTCGTCCCGGTCCTGCGCGAGGTGGGCGACGAGCAGGAGCAGGCGGCGGCCACGCTCGGCGCGACGCGCTGGCAGACGCTGTGGCGGATCACGCTGCCGTCGATCCGCTGGGGCGTCGCGTACGGCGTCGTCCTGTCGACCGCCCGGGCCATCGGCGAGTTCGGGGCGGTGAGCGTCGTCTCCGGCCACATCTCGGGCGAGACCGAGACGCTCACGCTCCTCGTCGAGAAGCGCTTCCAGAACTTCGACCTCGCCGGGGCCTACGCCGCCTCGGCGCTCCTCGCCGTCATCGCCGTGGCGACGCTGCTGGTGATGACGCTCCTCGGCAACCGGAGGGACCGCGCATGA